The Cellulomonas oligotrophica sequence CGGTCAGGGAGATCCGCACCCACCCCTCCCCCTCGGCACCGAACGCCGAGCCCGGGGCCACCGCGACGCCGTGCTCGGCGACGAGGCGCCGGGCCCACGCGTCGACGTCGCCACCGGTGCGGTCGGACACGTCCGCCCACAGGTAGATCCCGCCGTCCGCGTGCAGGTACGGCACGCCGTGCGCGTCGAGCAGCCCGGCGGCGAGGTCGCGGTGGGCCCGGTACGTGCGCGCCGCCGCCTCGACCTCGTCCTGGGGACCGAGCAGCGCGGCGACGGCCCCGTGCTGGGCGGGGGTGTTGACGCAGGAGACGATCGCCTCCTGCACCGACGCCATCACCGGGAGCACCGCGTCCGGCACCACGAGCGCGCCGACGCGCAGCCCGGTCATGGCCCACGTCTTGGAGAACGTGTGCAGCGTGAGGACCCGCTCCTCGTCGAAGCGTGCGGCGGGGACGTGGGGCCGGTCGAAGGTGAACGCCTCGTAGCACTCGTCGGCCAGGACCCACAGGTCGTGACGACGGGCGAGGTCGACGAGCTCGGCGGTCAGCGCCTCCGGGAGCACGGTGCCCAGCGGGTTCGACGGGGTGTTGAGCACGAGCACGCGCGTCCGGTCCGTCACGAGGCGCTCGATGCGGTCGGGGTCGGGCAGGAACCCGTCGGCCGCACGCAGCGCGTACGGCACGGGCCGGCCCTGCACGAGGTGGGTCGCCATGACGAACGGCGGGTAGCCGGGGTCGGGCACGAGCACC is a genomic window containing:
- a CDS encoding pyridoxal phosphate-dependent aminotransferase gives rise to the protein MPRLAPHVATVPGSGIRRVTELAWATPGAIVLSVGEPDLPTPAHVLAAATDALARDDTRYSANAGIAPLREALGARLAQRFGLDVPARRVWVTAGGSQALHLALSLTVAAGDEVLVPDPGYPPFVMATHLVQGRPVPYALRAADGFLPDPDRIERLVTDRTRVLVLNTPSNPLGTVLPEALTAELVDLARRHDLWVLADECYEAFTFDRPHVPAARFDEERVLTLHTFSKTWAMTGLRVGALVVPDAVLPVMASVQEAIVSCVNTPAQHGAVAALLGPQDEVEAAARTYRAHRDLAAGLLDAHGVPYLHADGGIYLWADVSDRTGGDVDAWARRLVAEHGVAVAPGSAFGAEGEGWVRISLTATADDLRTGLSRLAGA